CCACTTGTTTGTCAAATGCAATTGCATAGATCACATCACATTCTTTCCATCTCTCAAGTTGAAGCAGCAAATTTGGGTCCACTGATGAACTTCAAAGTACCTGTCATTTTGGGACATGCAAATACTTCCTGCCAGGTTTGTAAGATTGCTAGTGAGCACTTGAATTATGGAGTTggtgacttttttttcttccctatGGACCTAAACTTGAGGTTCTGGAAAAACTTTCCATGACAGTGGTACTGATTGGTAGAAGTTTTGCATAgattttaagatcaattttattGACTTAGACAACTGATGGAAGTATAGCAAGAACACACGCATTGTGTAGCAATTGGTTTGCAAGTCATACTATGTTACAAAAATTGTAGTCTATTGGTGGGGGCAAACATACCAAATTAAAGCTTGAAAATTGAACCATGcattttctaatataaaaaatggatTGAGTTTCTTTACACCTCTTCAGTTGTCTCTATTATGCTGTCAAGGATTCTATTATTACACTGCTCAGAAGTTCTTAAATGGATAAtataaaaatgcaaaatattGTACAAGGTAGAACTTCTTATTTAACACATAATGTTAAGAATTAAGCTGGATTCTTACTGCAGATTATTTCATCTTCCTTTCCTGGTATTTTTATAACTAGAactgattcttcttttttataatattgcaAGCTAGGTTGTTGAAAATGGAACAGGTTTGCACACTAGAAGTTTGGCCAAAAAGAGAGCCAGTCCTTTTTTATCTACCATGGTCCATGGCAACTTTGTTAATGTTTCTAGAATGGACATTCCGATCAAAGCATTGGACCATACATGCTAGAATTGTTTGAATGACAGATAATACTAGTGAAGTTCCTCGGAAGCCTCTTCGTCAACTTCCAAATGGCAAGAGATGGTAATGATTGGCCTTTACATCTGTATTTTAATAGCTTTCTCTTTGGAAATGAATCTTATAGGGCAATACTAGTGGGTTTTATCTAAGTTTTGCATCCCTTGCAATGGCCCACATATTAACAATTGCAGCAGTTGGTATTTTCTCTTGGAAACAATGGGTTACTGGAGAGAGCGGTGACTTGTGAAGACTGAAGAGGAATCTGATCAGATAAATTGATATAATCCAAACGAGGAATGTGAATGCACAGCCTTGGATGTCTAGCATAATGAAAATGGGATGACGCTAATGCAAAGAATTTAAATGGGCAAAGAAGAGATCTAACCAAGGCAAAAATCTCATTTTATATAGGTGCCTTGGTGTAGAGACATGCGATATTTTATAGCGTGCAGTCGGTTCATTAGTTCTTTGGTGGCATGAAGAGAGATtgtctcatcatcatcatccttcCTGCCAAGTGCCTACCACTGAAACCtccaatttcaaaaatttattccttattcttttttcttcgcACACAACCAAACACATAAGGATTTTGAAGCCAAAATCAATGATCACtgttatcaattatagatgacAGAACGTAGCGGAAGACTGAAATTTCACCATATAAACATGCCATTGTGTCTTATGGTGCTGCCATGATGGGTCTCCTGTCACAAATTACCTATTGTAGTTGGCAAAAAATCCACCAGGCTATTCCACCATGGCTGCCATTTAACAACAATGTCAGTGACCGTAAGAGATTGTGAAAGTAAAATTAAAGTGAACGTATACTTAGTGTTGTTTGTGCTTGCCTTATATTTTCTCTACTTCGTTGCTAGGGTAGAGTTAACAATATGGGTGCCCGAGGGATACATACAAGCTCATTAAATGATATTTTCGACTAGTATTTGGTGCAGCACTCATGTATTGCTCATCATGTAGTACTAGGGAAACGATGACTCTTGCCTTTGTTGTTCTCATTTACGTGTGTGCCAACATGTTTGCTTTGTCAAATTTAGGCCCAATATGTTAATTCAGATTATACTAAATATGCCGGTAGTTCTTCATCCACCCTAAAATTTGTTTCCTACTACACCTTTTTACCTTTTGGATAGATTAATCTGGAttgtaaaattacattccagATTAGCCTTTTCGGAATGTAACTTTTAACATCCCTAAAATTTGGAGTGCAATTTTGCATTTTGAATTAGGTGTAAGAAGCAATTTTTGGAGGTGCAGGAAACAACTGGCCAATATGCTGTTtcagattaagcccaatgtgtCAATCCAGAACAATATGCATgctttaagtttaaatataactttatattattaACATGTTATAGTTTTTGTTATGATTATGAACAGGTAGAATTTTGTACCCATCTAACACTTTTAGTAGTAGGTAGAATTCCATTTTTACGATCTTGATTGCGTAAATAAGATGGCAcctgctttttctttttctttttttccttttattcaaAAGCAATCAAATATTGGAATAAATATAACTATTGTTTTTCTCCTTCTCGCATATGGTGTTCTTACTTTAGTCCTGAAGACCTAAACTTTACATCTTTATTGGCAAACTATTCTTATAGTGATATATTTTACTTATACTACGCACCTACAAGAAAGACTTCGTGACCACGGCAACAATTATTGCAAAAGTAAATGTAGTTAGCTTCCGAAGGCAACTTTGGCAACGGAAATGGAGCCATCCCTTCCCGACtcatttaaaatgataaattcttttaaacaaaaataataatattaaacaatGCTATCAAGCCATTCCTTTAAGTTTTAGCCTTTTTTTCCTTActaacattttttctttacaCATTTAATTATTGAATGTGTAAAAGgcataataaattagttttgtcgttaaattttttagaccattttgttattaagttataatttttaaaaatcaatttcatattAAGTTGTAATGTTTAAGGGTCTATTGGACATTAAATTATTTACGGTACCAATTTGTTacatttttatacatttaagtattaaatttaaattttttatttttcaaggaccAATTTATCAATATCTCACATTTTTAGAgataaatttaactatttatccAATGAATTGAGTTCATATAAGTATTTTGAATTATgctattgaaataattattttttatagaagGATACTTAAAGTCCATTTCATTCATAACAAGAACATAAATACAAGATGAAATGCTATGGAAATTATGGGAGCAAGCATAAAATTGTGAGACCCTTGCTATTGAAATAGTTACTCttgctatattttttttggcatCTCAGTCATTTCATAGAGTATTTTTCTAAGTAAAGGTTATCCAATATTTgagaaattatttatctaaacaaATATGTATTTGAGTAGGTTTTACTATATTGGGTGTGTTTAAAAATATGCGGGACCATATAGTTCCACCCatttaataatgtttaattatatGTCGTATGAAAATTAGGTATGACCATAATAGTCTTCATTTTCATTGAGAAGGAACAACTCACTTTAGAGTGCCTTCAAATGTGATTAGTTTAAATGATCAATCAAGAATACTCCTTATAATCACatctgtatataaaaaaaatatagtcatATTCCTTGTTTAATAGGTTCTATTCAATTAGTGTGAAAATCatgtaaattataataaattaaagaagtgTGTATTaggaaaataatgttaaaagagTGTATTATTTAGGAATGGGTATGAATTGAGTTTAGTTAGGTTGAAGAGATATTTAGATCTAAAACAAGTTAATCAATTAGGGTTGTTTTTagattttcaaataatattaacaaataaccaAATCAACCTTACATTGAGGTTAGATTAGGTCGAGTGGTTgagtttatttaataataaaaaaaagtaacaagaCAAATAGGATTAATAAAACTAGTAAATCATAATAGaatgaaaaaactaataaaaagtttcaaaagtcataattataaaattacgcaacatgaaaagatatagaatttaaaaattacacaatataaaaatttatgtaaaatagTATAAGTCTAGGTTGGGTTCCATGTGCTCATATTCAATATCCAAATTGGTATAATCAGCTTTTCaagttcaaatttcaaacaaaacctATGGGCAGAACCAACTCAAATGTTTTTGTTCAATTTGGTTCAAGTTAATTAGGTGATTGAGTTAACTAAGACCCATGCCCATTCCTAGTATTATATTAGCATTCTTttcttacaaatattttttttcttaaaaaataattaaatgttgcTCACaagtatgaaataaaaattaggtAATTTGAACATGTATgtgtattttatttcattttcttctaaagCCAAACAAGAcaattgaagaacgaagaatctagcttcattaaaaataagatatttgtttttaaaagtgACAAACTATAACTATTGAccagaaaattttgaaaaaaaaatcattcaaaaaataaataattcattgtgataatcttaattattatttttttgggttaTTGAAAGGCGTAGATGGATGAAATTCCGCGCACATGATGAATGAGCTCCACACTCCACTCCCAGCAAGGATGGGCCCCAAAAAGCATCGTATGTATAAATACACGCACTCACTCTCCCGCCATCATCACTGCTCTTGAATAATGGATCTCCCCGTTATAGATCTTTCTCCCTCCCTCTCCGGCGAGTGGGACCCACTTCTCTGCGCCGAGGTCAGCCGCAGCCTCAGGGAAACCGGCGCGCTCCTCGTCAAGGACCCTCGCTGCACCGTCGAGGACAACGATCGCTTCATCGACATGATGGAGCGCTACTTCTCAAAACCCCGCGACTTCAAACACCGCCATGAGAGACCCCACTTGCATTACCAGGTCAAGTTTCTTTCTTTCGACGTCATTTTGATTCCTCAACGCTCTTCCCCTTCTGGGGTGTGGCGTGAGGGTTGACTCCACACTCTTTTTGTTTTGGGTATAAACCCTATTTATTCTCTTTAATGTGAGCAgtggtaaaataaataataatctcATATTGCAAAAATCATGAATGTGTTGATGATTTTTCTTATCAACTATCTCTCGTATTCAGAAACATCGATTGTCGATATATATattggagatataaggttggtctaacggtgaagggagaaggaaagGCGAAGAGGTTGCAGTTTCGAATCCCTTTGCTAACAGAAACTAACAACTGacatttacaataaaaaaaaattgtccatatAATATGAACATATATGACAAATCATGAATGTGTTGAAATGTCATCTGAtgattttcttataaactactaTCTCAagttgagaaaagaaaaaaacaattgttGATGTTAGGAGGAGGTGCAtaacaaatcatgaatatgtTGGAAGTTGGAACATAACTTGAtgactttttgttttgttttgttttgtttttttgttgacaattgagattactttcttttttctcttgttcACTCTAGAGGAATCAAATCCAATCCCCCTGTTCTAGTTTTGAGATCGAAAGTGTCAATGGCTAATTAGAAAATCAACTGTCAATATTGTGTGTATCTTCTTGAAAAATCATGAATGTGTCGTAATATCAACTAATCAATGATTGGGATTAGTTGCATTACACTTGTTTGGTTTTAAGGAATCAAATTCAGTCCCCCATTCTAGTACTAAGATTGTAAGTGTCCAATACTTTAGTCCTTGATGTtgtaaataatcttttttttagtcctatgctttgtttatttttttgctgtCTTTTTATGCCAAAATGAACTGAATTGAACCTCTTTTTACGTAGTTGGGAATGGAGATGTTATAAAGCTAGAGATTCAAGTTACtaagattatattatttttgggaCCAACAGTAGAGATTCAAGTTACtaagattatattatttttgggaccaacagtgttttttttttcattttgtttaattGGCCAAGTTTTAAggtttttacttattatttgaTCTACATAATTTGCGTTAGTTTGGTTTTCCTTTTCCTGCTGCAATTGCCACATTTCTCAACATTTCATTTCTCTGTACTCTGTAAATGGTTTCTGGTAATTGAGGTTTATCTTTGATAGATTTTAAGACATGGTAATAACAAATGATGCCTCAAATGGGTGTAACAGGTTGGGGTTACACCAGAGAAAGTAGAAGTTCCAAGAAGCTTGGTTGATGAAGAAATGCAGGAGAAACTGAAAGCGATGCCAAAAGAAAACCAGCCAAACACTCCTGTTGGACCTGATCTCAAATGGAGATACTTTTGGAGGATCGGTCCTCGACCGTCAAATACTCGTTTTCAGGTCTCatgctttctcttttttcttatccGTAAGACATTTGTCCTAGTTCTTAAACctaatgtttatataaattgtacaGGAACTTAATGCTGAGCCAGTAATACCTGAAGGTTTCCCTGAATGGAAAGAAACTATGGATTCCTGGGGATACAAAATGATAGCAGCAATTGAAGTCAGTCATTTTTTTTCATGCTATTTCTAATGTGTGGTGATCTAAATGTGCATATTTGTTTTTAGGTGGTTGCTGAAATGGCAGCTATTGGGTTTGGTCTTCCAAAGGATGCATTCACTTCTCTTATGAAGCTGGTGAGCACATCTATTGCTTCCCGGTGATTAATGTTACTCATAGGAAGGCAAAAGAAATCAGTTGATTAAAGAATTTATAGATCATGACAAATaatttcttcaagattcattttAACACAAATATTGTGGGACACAATTCACAGTTTCATCTCATAGATTGTATTACTGACTGCCATTTCCTTTTGCACAGTGCATCATATGCATTTGCTACTAAGTATTACCCATTTTCAACATGGAAACAAAGGTTCCCCAGTTTGTGTGGCAATGTTTTTGTCAGAGttgcaataattttatttgatgtaTTTCGTTAGTTGTTTGATAGTTTCTTCCcttgcttaaaattatatttgtatccACTGTCCAGCAAGGCATGCATTTTATATGACATCTCCAAAAGGAGCAGGATGCTCTTTACTTGTGCAAATAGATATACTGCAGAAATCCCATTTGCAAAGGAAAGCATATGTTCTGTAAACAAAAATTCCTCACTCTTATGGTTCAATGGTATCATTGTCTTTCATTTTGACTTTAATAAAATGCTAGCCCTTGTAAGACTCCACAATGGTGGAAGCTTCACGCACGCTGccacttttgttattttaataacaaaaggCACATCTGGTTGAAGCTTTTTTGTCTATGATATAGCCACCAAATGGGCTATACCTTAGGCTTTTCAACATGTCATTTATTTGGTAAGACATTTTATTGGGTTGTACCCATGCAGCATTATCAACAAGTAGAATTGAATGATAGGTTGAACCACTGAAGCATATTCTTACTTGCATAGTTCAAGAAATTACCTGTGTACTCTAGTGATTGTATAATGTATTCTCTCTCTTTACCATGTACTAGGGCCCGCATCTGTTAGCACCAACAGGGAGTGACCTTCAAAAATATGGTCAGGAGGGAACTATCTTTGCAGGATATCACTATGACCTTAACTTCCTAACAATTCATGGTAGAAGTAGATTTCCTGGTTTAAACATCTGGTTAAGAAATGGACAGAAAGTTGAAGTGAAGGTTCCAATAGGATGTCTTCTTATTCAGACAGGAAAGCAGGTAATCAAAATTACTGGAATTTGCTGATGTTTCACCGGAAGGAATTCAAACTTTGATAGCTTGAAATATATACCTGATTTTTTGTCCTTTCATATTTTCTGGCTTTTTGATGAAATTGACCTTACCAGTTTTTTACTTTGtcttatttttggcttaaatatgttttaggtctctaataaatttgtgaattttgttattagtccctgtcaaatatttttcaaagggACTAAtacaaaatgaacaaaatattataaggattaaaatgaaaaaatagatatattagaaggactaaaataaaataacaaggatcaaaaataaatttattgttatattagGGACTTgatgcaaagaaaaaaattattagggattcaacaaaatttgttaatttatgagGGACCTAAAACATATTGaagtctttatttttaaaactgttTAGCAATGTTAGTTGTCTCAAATAACTGGTATTTCAGTGTTTTGTCAGCATTACTCTGATTTTATTCATTGCCGTTGAGGTCATAATTTCACATATGATTGACTCTACATTATTAATGTTCTTTTGTGTGTTTTCTTCTTGTTGTTTTAAAATGCAGATAGAGTGGTTAACTGGAGGGGACTGCATAGCTGGCATGCATGAGGTTGTTGCCACAAAGAGGACACTTGATGCAATAAGTTTAGCACAAGAGCAGAATCGTAGCTTATGGAGAGTCTCTTCAACGGTAAGTGAGGACTAAAACATGGTCGTTTTTCACTCTAGGAAAGAAGAGTTTTATGAAATTGACTTGTGTCAGTGTTATATTGACTGATAACATATGTCTGTGAATGTAGTTGTTTGCACACATAGCATCAGATGCAGTTCTGAAGCCATTGGGACATTTTGCAGAATCACCCCTTGCAAGCAAATATCCACCTATGTGTGCAGGAGAGTATGTTGAACAAGAGCTTTCAGTAATCAATCTCAAGGGAAAGAAGTGAGAACTTTCATTGTtgacaattataataaaaagttgGATACATTTTTCTTTCACTGGATCACAGTCACACTGCCTTACAAGCTATTGAGAAAAAACCATTAGGGCAAGAAACTGAAAATTATGGTTTCATTTTTGTCCCAAGAAATGGAACAATTGTGAGCTTCCAATTGAACACTGATTAATTTCAATACATATAAATGTCTACATGCTTCAGCGTTTTAACTTGATTTCTTTACCCCCATAAcccttttgactttttttttttaatctacatgAGTATCCCCTTCCCAGATTATATACCAAATTATCCCCCATCACTGTTGCGGGTGTGAACTTGGGATGGGGATCCGAATTCACACCTATTCCTTGAAATTATGTGTAATATTTtggtttaaaacaaaatttagataacttttttttgttgttgtttgtgtcTAAGGGTTATCACAAAAATGTCTACATGTTGATTCTGTTAGTGTTTGTCTCTATTCATGATATTATTTGGTTGtgataaactaatttttaaaaaatatgaataattataaaaaaaaattctttcagtgttacattaatatgtaaataattatttatattattaaaatatatttagatatactactaattattattttatttgcattattaaaaaaattaaacaaaatatgcaaagaattaaaaaaataaaaagcaagaaaaaaacTCCAGAATTTGGGTTTTAGATTACCGAATTCcgaagagggggggggggggaaaaGTTATTTGGAAAAATAAGTGTGAATTTGGCCCCCATTCCCGAATTGGCAGTGGTTACAACAACACGCAATAGTTGTGTATATAATTGTGGGAGAGGAATACTttggtatataaaaaaatgaaaatgtataATTGTGTAAAACAATGGAACTCACTCCAAAACGTATTTTCAATtacatgttagtttttttttcccttgtGATGTGCCAcaaaatatctattatttttttagtgattttaattacttttgacCATTAGTGattgtttttaatcattttgTCCGCACCCATTACGTTCTATTTAAGTACACACTGGAGCAAGTTATCGGAGATtagaaagagtaaaaaaaataaggaagtgatttgatttttaatgttttattttaaattttaactttaaaatagtctttaactttttattaaaaaaaaataaaagaaactggACACACTAAATGAAATAGCACCAACTTCATCAATGTGGATTTCTCTTGGCAGCATTACGCCATAGTTACTATGGACCCTCATTTAGAATGTGTAtttgcatgatttttttttatattcatgatATTATTGTAGAGTATATACTTACCAATTTTGTTAATGACTATTCTTCGTTGAAAAATTTGGTTGTCCACCTTTAATGAGGTATTTTCTTTCGATTATGTTTTACTCATTTacaaactttaaatataaaaccttaaagaaattaaacttaTATAGTATCACTCAAATCAAAATCTTATTCAGATACCGCATGAAATTGATAGTGCATCTTTTATTTTGGTGGCAAGGGGGCTTTTATTGAGGTACTCAAATACCGGAATTTAACTCCTGTGAAATAGACATGGTATACTTCTCATTCGGACATTTCTTGCaagtacaaaatattaaattaataaacaatttaaaagAATTAGCTCTCAATAAAATGTGtctaatatttgtatatataattaaattaatatggttttcttttttcatatttgatttttaattttcataaattgtaaattttttaaaaataattactattaaTAATTAGTGTTAATGTGACATGTATCTAACCACATTATGTGAGATGCAATTTTAAAATGACTGTTGACATGATATGCTAGTTGCATGTGAATTCTTCATTAAGTAatgacaaattattttaaaataaataactttattaagaTCATAAACaatgatttttgtgttttgaaaaactcaaatgaaattatattCATAGGAACTTAAATGAGATCAACCTAGTAGTGGAGGTTTGGGTAGCATGCAAAAAGTTTTAGGTTAAATTCTCATTATTGTCTTtgcataaaaaacatttaagttattataactttttgaattatgatgttgttgatggtaGAAGATGTaaatccaaaagaaaaataaatgctaataacaaaaaacaaatgtaGAAAATAACACCACCCACAAAGATGAAGCAAGAAAAGAGACTAAGACAGGTTAGACTAAGGCACAAAAATTTAGGTTGTTTATCGATTGTGGACTACAGCTGTGAACAACAATATAATCTCcattagaaaaattagaaaaatattaacaatatatttttttaatacattttattttatcagttaaaatttattaaaaatgataattttgcgAATCTCACATCATattcaatgattttctttttattttataatttttaataaattttaattagaaaaaaattgtgtttgaatCTCTCCATGCATTATGATTGAATGAAAATGTTACAAAATCCCTCTCTAAACTCTCTTTTTCTTGTAGAAGAAGAAACCTTCAATTCATGGAGAATAACTCATTGATTTTCTCTCACAAAAACTATCTCATAATGAGAAGCTTCTTTAATTTCCTAACTATTTCACTTTTATAGGAGTTCTTTTAtccaatctttttttctttttcttgttggaTATGTCATTCGTAtacatctttttatttcttgaatatATAAGGTCAAATCTTTGTCAATTGCATCATACATgactaattaaattgcaaaaaaaattggatGAGTATCCTCGTCCTGGACTTAGCCTTATCCTTTTTCTGTTTGTGTTCGACCTCTGCTTCAATAAATTTACGACATATAATTTTCTGCTATGTCTATCGAGCACGACACTGTTCTAGCTAATCTCAACAATCCTTTTCAGTTTGAAGGTGCAAATTGAAGAGGTTATTCTTCTTGACCATGCGCAGAGTCACTTTTGTTCTCACTACTCTCAATCTCAAACCTGTTTTACCAAAAAATCTAACTGATGCTCAATAAAAAGAACTAGAGGCATGGATTGAAAATGACTTTGATCATGTGTAAGAACTTTATTTAAAATGGTTTACCTGATGATTTGTATGATTATTACAATACACACACTACTGCCAATGGTTTTTAGAAGGaattacaaaagaaatatgatattaatttagAAGCTAGATCAACGAAATATGTTGTTAGTTGGTACCTCAAGTTTCAAATGATGGACGAAAATTTCTAGAAGCCCAATCTCATGAACTCTAGAAGATTGCTCATGAAATAATCTCCGGAGGTATGGATTTAAATGAACAATTCCAAGAGGTTGTAATAGTTGATAAATCACCTCCTAGCTAGTTGGAAAGATTTTAAGCACATGCATCCTGAAGCATAAAACTAAACACTTCTCAGTGGAAAGTTTGACTACTTGATTTCGTATAGCCTGGAAACACACTTTTATTATCttgaaaccaaaaattaaaatatatttaaaatatcaaaattgtgTTAGTTTGGTTGGAATTATGAAGTAA
Above is a window of Glycine soja cultivar W05 chromosome 12, ASM419377v2, whole genome shotgun sequence DNA encoding:
- the LOC114379891 gene encoding uncharacterized protein LOC114379891, translated to MDLPVIDLSPSLSGEWDPLLCAEVSRSLRETGALLVKDPRCTVEDNDRFIDMMERYFSKPRDFKHRHERPHLHYQVGVTPEKVEVPRSLVDEEMQEKLKAMPKENQPNTPVGPDLKWRYFWRIGPRPSNTRFQELNAEPVIPEGFPEWKETMDSWGYKMIAAIEVVAEMAAIGFGLPKDAFTSLMKLGPHLLAPTGSDLQKYGQEGTIFAGYHYDLNFLTIHGRSRFPGLNIWLRNGQKVEVKVPIGCLLIQTGKQIEWLTGGDCIAGMHEVVATKRTLDAISLAQEQNRSLWRVSSTLFAHIASDAVLKPLGHFAESPLASKYPPMCAGEYVEQELSVINLKGKK